A window of Natrinema versiforme contains these coding sequences:
- a CDS encoding DUF120 domain-containing protein — translation MSVLAESAVGHDELAVLKLLALEGGLEGDVKISCSRLAERLDASNQTASRRLQRLESADLLERDTVSDGQWVAITETGEQTLHAEYEDYRRIFETDSRIALEGTVTSGMGEGRHYISLSGYKRQFEERLGYEPFPGTLNVDLREDSVRRRSAMASLEPVPIDGWESDDRTYGPAVCYPATIQTTDGDTYDNAYTIAPERTHHDDDQLEVIAPDKLREELDLEDGDHVTVSVGDRE, via the coding sequence ATGTCAGTACTAGCCGAGTCCGCCGTCGGGCACGACGAACTCGCCGTGCTCAAACTCCTCGCACTCGAGGGCGGACTCGAGGGCGATGTCAAGATTTCCTGTTCTCGTCTCGCGGAACGCCTCGACGCGTCGAACCAGACCGCCTCGCGGCGGCTGCAACGGCTCGAAAGCGCCGACCTGCTCGAGCGCGACACGGTCAGCGACGGCCAGTGGGTCGCGATCACCGAGACGGGCGAGCAGACGCTCCACGCCGAGTACGAGGACTACCGTCGCATCTTCGAGACGGACTCCCGTATCGCGCTCGAGGGGACCGTCACCAGCGGCATGGGCGAGGGTCGCCACTACATCTCCCTGTCGGGGTACAAACGCCAGTTCGAAGAGCGCCTCGGCTACGAGCCGTTCCCCGGCACGCTGAACGTCGACCTGCGCGAGGACAGCGTCCGCCGGCGCAGCGCCATGGCCTCGCTCGAACCCGTCCCCATCGACGGCTGGGAGTCCGACGACCGGACCTACGGCCCCGCCGTCTGCTATCCGGCGACGATTCAGACGACCGACGGCGACACCTACGATAACGCCTACACCATCGCCCCCGAACGAACCCACCATGACGACGACCAACTCGAGGTCATCGCCCCCGACAAGCTCCGGGAGGAACTCGACCTCGAGGACGGCGATCACGTCACCGTCTCGGTCGGTGATCGCGAATGA
- a CDS encoding glycosyltransferase produces the protein MTARTTQHDRDGDSRKRTVTEPSQTQRAATSDRCLLYQNSDAHPAHRVFADAVSADRRHFETGRRPPEPGGNTERTVDRLRTAGTLPAYETVIAEGSAPLQTGLAYKLRHPETTLVYLAADETFYTLSERPTRHLWRGLRPLSSRLLDGVIAVGRDADRWARPYLGDAPVAYVRPPISDAKYERLAALSPNSPQDPFTVLSAGEAKPANGYDRLARAVDRFAGTVEVDVRLVILGEGHEAEGYADSSRVITPGFVDLDTFADWFDRASLYVQSSRGDAFPVAALEGILSGTPTIVTEATGVRELLPARQVVPPTEAGLFDGLVAFADLSPAERRSVASDQRDLVADLTESNQRDRFSAALERFT, from the coding sequence GTGACGGCGAGGACGACCCAACACGATCGAGACGGCGACTCGAGGAAGCGGACGGTGACCGAGCCGTCGCAGACACAGCGAGCGGCGACGAGCGATCGGTGTCTGCTCTATCAGAACAGCGACGCACACCCCGCTCACCGGGTGTTCGCCGACGCCGTGAGCGCCGATCGCCGTCACTTCGAAACCGGTCGTCGCCCGCCAGAACCGGGCGGCAACACCGAGCGGACCGTCGACCGGCTCCGAACCGCAGGAACGCTACCCGCATACGAGACGGTCATCGCGGAGGGGAGCGCGCCGCTCCAGACCGGGCTCGCCTACAAACTTCGCCATCCGGAAACGACCCTCGTCTACCTCGCCGCGGACGAGACTTTTTATACGCTCTCCGAACGGCCGACGCGACACCTCTGGCGCGGACTCAGGCCGCTCTCGAGCCGGCTGCTCGACGGCGTGATCGCGGTCGGCCGCGACGCCGACCGCTGGGCGCGGCCGTACCTCGGCGACGCCCCGGTCGCTTACGTCCGGCCGCCGATCAGCGACGCGAAGTACGAGCGCCTCGCCGCGCTCTCGCCGAACTCGCCGCAGGACCCCTTTACCGTCCTCTCGGCGGGCGAGGCCAAACCGGCCAACGGCTACGATCGACTGGCTCGAGCCGTCGACCGGTTTGCCGGGACCGTCGAGGTCGACGTTCGATTGGTCATCCTCGGGGAGGGTCACGAGGCCGAAGGGTACGCGGACAGTTCCCGCGTCATCACGCCCGGCTTCGTCGACCTCGATACCTTCGCCGACTGGTTCGACCGCGCGAGCCTCTACGTCCAGTCGTCGCGGGGCGATGCGTTTCCCGTGGCCGCGCTCGAGGGGATCCTCTCGGGGACGCCGACGATCGTCACCGAGGCGACCGGCGTCCGGGAGCTCCTACCCGCCAGACAGGTCGTTCCGCCGACCGAGGCGGGCCTGTTCGACGGGCTGGTGGCGTTCGCTGACCTGTCGCCCGCGGAGCGGCGGTCCGTCGCGAGCGACCAGCGGGACCTCGTCGCCGACCTGACCGAATCGAACCAGCGAGACCGCTTCAGCGCCGCACTCGAGCGATTCACATGA
- a CDS encoding glycosyltransferase — translation MTDANVAVLHDRFPGIGGGEEFAIEAARVLDAPIYTAYVADGTEIPDDIEVIPFRQSKYTSLPWRPFLEWKNEGMNPLETLNVALDMTDAHPALADYDVVLESAPLSKYYVPDVGQRIVHYPHSPPRWLYDLYRDRLSSFELPFVEIGLKAYAKAWRALDKEANDYVDQFVANSELVRDRIRRFYDRDATVVYPPVTGDWHNDGDDGYFVTWSRLAPEKRIDLIAKAFAGLDERLVIAGDGEQRERLEEFAANYDNIEVRGYVEDIESLVARATAIVYAPKQEDFGLVGAEAMMAGKPLLGVNEGFTRYQVQDGRTGLCFEPTVASIRETVRRFDPDDFDAGEIREEARRYEYDRFAAGLREVVERTATADVGPRGGDRSGRGPDDDRESGRQRAEGVLDQ, via the coding sequence GTGACCGACGCGAACGTCGCCGTCCTCCACGACCGCTTTCCCGGCATCGGCGGCGGCGAGGAGTTCGCGATCGAGGCCGCGCGAGTGCTCGACGCGCCGATTTACACCGCCTACGTCGCCGACGGAACCGAGATTCCCGACGATATCGAGGTGATCCCGTTTCGGCAGTCGAAGTACACCTCGCTGCCGTGGCGGCCGTTCCTCGAGTGGAAAAACGAGGGGATGAACCCGCTCGAGACGCTGAACGTGGCGCTGGATATGACCGACGCCCACCCGGCTCTCGCCGACTACGACGTGGTCCTCGAGAGCGCGCCGCTGTCGAAGTACTACGTCCCCGACGTGGGCCAGCGGATCGTCCACTACCCGCACAGCCCGCCGCGGTGGCTGTACGACCTCTATCGGGACCGGCTCTCGTCGTTCGAGTTACCGTTCGTCGAGATCGGACTCAAAGCGTACGCGAAGGCGTGGCGGGCACTGGACAAGGAGGCCAACGACTACGTCGACCAGTTCGTCGCGAACAGCGAACTGGTCCGGGACCGCATCCGGCGGTTCTACGACCGCGACGCGACGGTCGTCTACCCGCCCGTGACCGGCGATTGGCACAACGACGGCGACGACGGCTACTTCGTGACGTGGTCCCGGCTCGCCCCCGAGAAGCGGATCGACCTGATCGCGAAGGCCTTCGCGGGGCTCGACGAGCGCCTCGTGATCGCCGGCGACGGGGAACAGCGCGAGCGACTCGAGGAATTCGCCGCGAACTACGACAACATCGAGGTCCGGGGCTACGTCGAGGACATCGAATCGCTCGTCGCGCGCGCTACCGCGATCGTCTACGCGCCCAAGCAGGAGGACTTCGGCCTCGTCGGAGCCGAGGCCATGATGGCCGGCAAGCCCCTGCTCGGGGTGAACGAGGGGTTCACGCGGTATCAGGTGCAGGACGGGCGGACGGGGCTGTGCTTCGAGCCGACCGTCGCCTCGATACGGGAGACGGTCCGCCGATTCGATCCCGACGACTTCGACGCCGGCGAGATCCGCGAGGAAGCCCGGCGCTACGAGTACGATCGCTTCGCCGCGGGCCTACGCGAGGTCGTCGAGCGGACGGCGACCGCCGACGTGGGTCCGCGAGGTGGAGACCGATCGGGCCGCGGCCCGGACGACGATCGAGAATCCGGACGACAGCGTGCCGAGGGGGTGCTCGATCAGTGA
- a CDS encoding sulfatase-like hydrolase/transferase, giving the protein MSGHATMGDEPSIALVVLDTLRADSFDEHFDWLPGVQFANAWSTSHWTAPAHASLFTGRYASEAGVTIKSQDFDRDTTRLPELLQDRGYRTRAFSCNVNISEQLGWHHGFDEFDGGWRLSGLGEDVFDWDEFIAEHQADGPERYLRALWRCVDDDCDTTQSLKQGALMKLRDMGLKGRHPDDGAAEFLEYVRERSWTHNGEFLFANLMEAHLPYDPPDEYRTHPDEDSPHFDSVKATLEEPSADPERIRTAYDDAVRYLSDIYRDIYAELAAEFDYVVTLADHGEALGEYGAWQHGGGLHPPVTKVPLVVSAPGSNADDRTPTADGAERPTRDALVNLLDVYATVLDLAGVESAHRRGESFRPLCSSDSVDTGPRSSALLEYHGISKRRALALEEDGYEAASIDTERHGLVTADCYYFEGLSGTELIGDYEPAALESELEELVADLERREGLSEADMGGLESQLEELGYL; this is encoded by the coding sequence ATGAGCGGACACGCAACCATGGGAGACGAGCCATCCATCGCCCTCGTCGTGCTCGACACCCTGCGGGCGGATTCCTTCGACGAGCACTTCGACTGGCTGCCGGGCGTGCAGTTCGCGAACGCGTGGAGTACGAGCCACTGGACGGCACCGGCCCACGCCTCGCTGTTCACCGGCCGATACGCGAGCGAGGCCGGCGTGACGATCAAATCCCAGGACTTCGACCGGGACACGACTCGCCTCCCCGAACTCCTTCAGGACCGCGGCTACCGGACGCGGGCGTTCAGCTGTAACGTCAACATCTCGGAGCAACTCGGCTGGCATCACGGGTTCGACGAGTTCGACGGCGGTTGGCGGCTCAGCGGCCTCGGCGAGGACGTCTTCGACTGGGACGAGTTCATCGCCGAACACCAGGCCGACGGCCCCGAGCGGTACCTTCGGGCGCTCTGGCGGTGCGTCGACGACGACTGTGATACGACCCAGTCGCTGAAACAGGGGGCCCTGATGAAGCTCCGGGATATGGGCCTGAAGGGACGCCACCCTGACGACGGCGCGGCGGAGTTCCTGGAGTACGTTCGAGAACGGTCGTGGACCCACAACGGCGAGTTCCTCTTCGCGAATCTGATGGAGGCACACCTGCCGTACGACCCGCCCGACGAGTACCGCACCCATCCGGACGAGGACTCACCGCACTTCGACAGCGTGAAAGCCACGCTCGAGGAGCCCTCGGCCGATCCGGAGCGTATCAGGACCGCGTACGACGATGCCGTGCGGTACCTATCGGACATCTACCGCGACATCTACGCGGAACTCGCCGCCGAGTTCGACTACGTCGTGACCCTCGCCGACCACGGGGAGGCGCTCGGCGAGTACGGCGCGTGGCAACACGGCGGCGGCCTCCACCCGCCGGTGACGAAGGTCCCGCTCGTCGTCTCCGCGCCCGGCTCGAACGCCGACGATCGAACCCCCACCGCAGACGGCGCGGAGCGACCGACGCGGGACGCCCTCGTGAACTTGCTGGACGTCTACGCGACGGTGCTCGATCTCGCCGGCGTCGAGTCGGCCCACCGCCGCGGCGAGTCGTTCCGCCCGCTGTGCTCGAGCGACTCGGTCGACACTGGGCCGCGCTCGAGCGCGCTGCTCGAGTACCACGGGATCTCGAAGCGACGGGCGCTCGCGCTCGAGGAGGACGGATACGAGGCCGCCTCGATCGACACCGAACGCCACGGACTCGTGACGGCCGACTGTTACTACTTCGAGGGGCTGTCCGGGACTGAACTGATCGGGGACTACGAGCCGGCGGCCCTCGAGTCGGAACTCGAGGAACTGGTCGCTGACCTCGAGCGCCGCGAAGGACTCTCCGAGGCGGATATGGGCGGTCTAGAGTCCCAACTCGAGGAGCTGGGATATCTGTGA
- a CDS encoding polysaccharide pyruvyl transferase family protein, producing MRILLLRTWTTNIGNGFIDYGARAMLERAFPDAEIVETGGYPNHAADTAALWRGTRKFERMTGSGADYESPTHSIRRNVMNVSELIDADLAVFPGCVLSRPTFRKYFDTLTRLRERDIPIVIIGGGGEEYDEAEREDVEAVFDALDIEVLLTRDRTAYEEYGDLVEYLYDGIDCSLFLGDRDRPPEANREFDVHTFDKQEEPDIDGASTIIRPDHAPFDEPYHFPVGERARELLGLETPLFEAENVFVSDQVADYLFLYANADVVRSDRIHACLPALTYGNRAQFYFDTPRANLFDRVPIDGDVTSEPVRFDMDELEREKDAQVEALEEGVTTVL from the coding sequence ATGCGAATCCTGCTTTTGCGGACGTGGACGACGAACATCGGGAACGGCTTCATCGACTACGGGGCGAGGGCGATGCTCGAGCGGGCGTTCCCCGACGCGGAGATTGTCGAGACGGGCGGCTATCCCAACCACGCGGCGGACACCGCGGCGCTGTGGCGGGGCACCCGAAAGTTCGAACGGATGACCGGGTCCGGAGCGGACTACGAGTCGCCGACACACTCGATCCGGCGGAACGTGATGAACGTCAGCGAACTGATCGACGCCGATCTGGCCGTCTTCCCGGGCTGTGTGCTCTCCCGACCGACGTTCCGGAAGTACTTCGACACGCTCACCCGACTCAGGGAGCGGGATATCCCGATCGTCATCATCGGCGGGGGCGGCGAGGAGTACGACGAGGCCGAGCGCGAGGACGTCGAGGCCGTCTTCGACGCGCTCGATATCGAGGTCCTGCTCACGCGGGATCGAACCGCCTACGAGGAGTACGGCGACCTCGTCGAGTACCTGTACGACGGCATCGACTGCTCGCTGTTTCTGGGCGACCGCGACCGGCCGCCCGAGGCGAACCGGGAATTCGACGTTCACACGTTCGACAAACAGGAAGAGCCCGACATCGACGGCGCATCGACGATCATCAGGCCCGATCACGCCCCTTTCGACGAACCGTACCACTTCCCGGTCGGCGAGCGAGCGCGGGAACTGCTCGGCCTCGAGACGCCGCTGTTCGAGGCCGAGAACGTCTTCGTCTCCGATCAGGTGGCCGACTACCTCTTCCTTTACGCCAACGCGGACGTGGTTCGTTCCGATCGGATCCACGCCTGCCTCCCCGCGCTGACCTACGGCAACCGGGCGCAGTTCTACTTCGACACGCCGCGAGCGAACCTGTTCGATCGGGTCCCGATCGACGGCGACGTCACGAGCGAGCCGGTCCGGTTCGATATGGACGAACTCGAGCGGGAGAAAGACGCACAGGTCGAGGCGCTTGAGGAGGGGGTGACGACGGTCCTGTGA
- a CDS encoding sulfatase-like hydrolase/transferase, whose translation MTDTTLLVTVDSLRTDHVQYMPRTLDFLDDTHDAAFATSTATPGSFPAIIGGEYPAGNGLESEASVAHEFDVPCVGITTNHLLSQEYGYAAGFDSFASPKGGGESLKDKGAILLERGSLPYKVASWGYNRYQQLRSYVEETEKSFRPADEVVDQFLTAVDGREEWFGWLHFMEPHHPYDPDGTDVDRATAQRVTRRVLSDRGSEEDEALVRDLYRQEVSELDAALEALWDAIPDDTRVVFCGDHGELLGEDGLWGHPGEMRPELLNVPFGTHNAPDVGEVVSLIDVPTILTGSEHRQGTLDRDVAFAAYGDRKAAMTAERIATDEGTYRLEDGEPVDDPGLERERERFDPAYVVKEEALQEDLEDLGYA comes from the coding sequence ATGACGGACACGACCCTGTTAGTCACGGTCGATTCGCTCAGAACCGATCACGTCCAGTACATGCCCCGAACGCTGGACTTTCTGGACGACACCCACGACGCCGCCTTCGCCACGAGCACCGCGACGCCCGGCAGCTTCCCGGCGATCATCGGCGGGGAGTACCCGGCCGGCAACGGCCTCGAGTCCGAGGCCAGCGTCGCCCACGAGTTCGATGTCCCCTGCGTCGGGATTACGACGAACCACCTGCTCTCTCAGGAGTACGGCTACGCGGCCGGGTTCGACTCGTTCGCGTCGCCGAAAGGCGGCGGCGAGTCGCTGAAGGACAAGGGCGCGATCCTGCTCGAGCGCGGCTCGCTTCCCTACAAGGTCGCCAGTTGGGGCTACAACCGATACCAGCAGCTCCGGAGCTACGTCGAGGAGACCGAGAAGTCGTTCCGCCCCGCGGACGAGGTCGTCGACCAGTTCCTCACCGCGGTCGACGGCCGCGAGGAGTGGTTCGGCTGGCTGCACTTCATGGAGCCCCACCATCCCTACGATCCCGACGGCACGGATGTCGATCGGGCGACGGCCCAGCGGGTCACCCGCCGCGTCCTCTCGGACCGCGGCTCCGAGGAAGACGAGGCCCTCGTTCGGGACCTCTACCGGCAGGAGGTGAGCGAACTCGACGCGGCCCTCGAGGCTCTCTGGGACGCGATCCCCGACGACACGCGCGTCGTCTTCTGTGGCGACCACGGCGAACTGCTCGGCGAGGACGGGCTGTGGGGTCACCCCGGCGAGATGCGCCCCGAACTGCTGAACGTCCCGTTCGGGACGCACAACGCCCCCGACGTCGGCGAGGTCGTCTCCCTGATCGACGTGCCGACGATCCTGACCGGAAGCGAGCACCGTCAGGGGACGCTCGATCGCGATGTCGCGTTCGCCGCGTACGGGGACCGAAAGGCCGCGATGACCGCCGAACGCATTGCGACCGACGAGGGTACGTATCGACTCGAGGATGGCGAACCGGTCGACGACCCCGGACTCGAGCGGGAACGCGAGCGGTTCGATCCCGCCTACGTCGTCAAGGAAGAAGCACTGCAGGAAGACCTGGAGGATCTGGGCTACGCATGA
- a CDS encoding sulfatase-like hydrolase/transferase — protein sequence MTGDARPNVVVLCLDTVRKDVYDQYATRLREMATVRFEGMRALGGWSVPSHAGLLTGSVPSETGVHAHQRRFDPIDAADTWIAPLSRSGYESVCVSSNIYASPVFGFDRFFDRTVPISPSRRLPAGMDVQRHISDRSTDGVEAYADFVRQALEHDHPLRSLANGVLLKLDDVSRKLPIEKPTDFGGRAIARALEREVTEPDGPVLAFANLMDAHGPHTPFRGLDDSIHGVSADFHSSSFRDSDVNVADGLGEYTAAVERVRRLYAATVDYLDRIVADLVAALGTGDDRESIVIVTADHGENLGYQSDGHLMNHMSSLSEALLHVPFDVIATGERDFDLATDATARPVDVDGLSSHADLGDVLRSLASEGPFDPFAFERERARAEIVGSGSGIPEGGDESYWDRGQRVVYEGDRKYYRDQLGTEAVYDVSGPPSKQVDRPDETVPDGLFESAFGDWVTDDDRDEGAFGEEVDAASRARLEDLGYL from the coding sequence ATGACCGGAGACGCCCGCCCGAACGTCGTCGTCCTCTGTCTGGACACCGTTAGGAAAGACGTTTACGACCAGTACGCCACTCGCCTCCGGGAGATGGCGACCGTCCGCTTCGAGGGAATGCGGGCGCTCGGTGGCTGGAGCGTTCCGAGCCACGCCGGGCTCCTGACGGGGTCGGTCCCCTCGGAAACGGGCGTCCACGCACACCAGCGTCGGTTCGACCCGATCGACGCCGCGGACACCTGGATCGCGCCCCTCTCGCGGTCGGGCTACGAGTCGGTCTGTGTCTCGTCGAACATCTACGCCAGCCCCGTCTTCGGGTTCGATCGATTCTTCGATCGTACGGTCCCCATCTCGCCGAGTCGCAGGCTGCCCGCGGGCATGGATGTCCAGCGCCACATCTCCGATCGATCGACTGACGGCGTGGAAGCCTACGCCGATTTCGTCCGGCAAGCGCTCGAACACGACCACCCGCTGCGCTCGCTGGCCAACGGCGTCCTCCTCAAACTGGACGACGTGAGCCGGAAGCTCCCGATCGAGAAACCGACCGACTTCGGCGGCCGCGCGATCGCTCGAGCCCTTGAGCGGGAAGTCACCGAGCCCGACGGCCCGGTGCTCGCCTTCGCTAACCTCATGGACGCCCACGGGCCGCACACGCCGTTTCGCGGGTTGGACGACTCGATCCACGGCGTCTCCGCGGACTTCCACTCGAGTTCGTTCCGCGATTCGGACGTGAACGTCGCGGACGGCCTCGGCGAGTACACCGCGGCGGTCGAACGCGTCCGCCGGCTGTACGCAGCGACGGTCGACTACCTCGATCGAATCGTCGCCGACCTCGTGGCCGCACTGGGGACCGGTGACGACCGCGAATCAATCGTGATCGTGACGGCGGACCACGGTGAGAACCTCGGCTACCAATCGGACGGCCACCTCATGAATCACATGAGCAGCCTCTCGGAGGCGCTGTTGCACGTCCCCTTCGACGTCATCGCGACCGGCGAACGGGACTTCGATCTCGCGACTGACGCCACTGCCCGCCCCGTCGACGTGGACGGGCTCAGTTCTCACGCCGATCTCGGGGACGTGCTCCGATCGCTCGCGAGCGAGGGCCCCTTCGATCCGTTCGCGTTCGAGCGCGAGCGCGCTCGCGCCGAGATCGTCGGCTCCGGCTCGGGCATCCCCGAAGGCGGCGACGAGTCCTACTGGGACCGCGGCCAGCGAGTCGTCTACGAGGGCGATCGGAAGTACTACCGCGACCAGCTCGGCACCGAAGCCGTGTACGATGTCTCCGGTCCCCCGTCGAAACAAGTCGACCGGCCCGACGAGACGGTTCCGGACGGACTGTTCGAGTCCGCCTTCGGGGACTGGGTTACCGACGACGACCGCGACGAGGGGGCGTTCGGCGAGGAGGTAGACGCGGCGAGTCGCGCGCGACTGGAGGACCTGGGATACCTATGA
- a CDS encoding alkaline phosphatase family protein, whose translation MTVVVLALDALDAGLVDYFDLDAVRLESGGEIETFANTQAVPYTPEVWATVATGLGPAEHGITGGGTSEWQNPALDLASTVTGHLDESTRGTLGKLVRSRTGERERIGETDRESMFDADDAVVHNWPGVHDGKPLQRAWDLMNAVAEGMPRSEFERELFGLCAQQFGWAREMLAHPVSIAGVHVHTLDAAGHAYADDEAALGRAYERVGEFVDEIVAALGEDDELLVVSDHGMRTEFYPPDAGEKPASHSWRAYASSTADTHPKSVYDVRRWAEERAAESGTAADGDEGIDMPTERLRELGYLD comes from the coding sequence ATGACCGTCGTCGTCCTGGCGCTCGACGCGCTCGACGCCGGGTTGGTCGACTACTTCGACCTCGACGCCGTCCGCCTCGAGTCGGGCGGCGAGATCGAGACGTTCGCGAACACGCAGGCGGTTCCGTACACCCCGGAGGTCTGGGCGACCGTCGCGACCGGGCTCGGGCCGGCCGAACACGGGATCACCGGTGGCGGCACGAGCGAGTGGCAAAACCCCGCGCTCGACCTCGCCTCGACGGTCACCGGCCACCTCGACGAGTCGACGCGGGGGACGCTCGGCAAACTGGTCCGCTCCCGAACCGGCGAGCGCGAGCGCATCGGCGAGACGGACCGCGAGTCGATGTTCGACGCCGACGACGCGGTCGTCCACAACTGGCCGGGCGTCCACGACGGGAAACCCCTCCAGCGGGCCTGGGACCTGATGAACGCCGTCGCCGAGGGGATGCCCCGCAGCGAGTTCGAGCGCGAACTGTTCGGGCTCTGCGCCCAGCAGTTCGGCTGGGCCCGCGAGATGCTCGCACATCCGGTTTCGATCGCCGGCGTCCACGTCCACACGCTGGACGCGGCGGGCCACGCCTACGCCGACGACGAGGCCGCGCTGGGCCGCGCCTACGAGCGCGTCGGTGAGTTCGTCGACGAAATCGTCGCCGCCCTCGGCGAGGACGACGAACTCCTCGTCGTCAGCGACCACGGCATGCGAACCGAGTTCTACCCGCCCGACGCCGGCGAGAAGCCGGCGAGTCACTCTTGGCGCGCGTACGCGAGTTCGACGGCGGACACCCATCCGAAATCGGTCTACGACGTGCGCCGGTGGGCCGAGGAACGCGCGGCCGAATCGGGCACGGCCGCCGACGGCGACGAGGGGATCGATATGCCGACCGAGCGCCTGCGCGAACTCGGCTATCTCGACTGA
- a CDS encoding glycosyltransferase — translation MKRLLEALFGLVALTGLPYLIYLGVYYLRRPSGTPADTWPREPSVSIVLPTYNEAAIVESKLEELVDLDYPMAKVEIVVVDSSDDGTAELVETFFAGRSDPELTLIREDERKGLAVALNEAYAAATNEVVVKTDCDSRLAPDAVRKAAANLADPDVAAVTGRNADVLGDSDVERGYRDIQTMIQVLESHIDSTLIFHGPFSAFERDAIVRIDEDSIADDTELALKIRRNGDRVVFDPDIHYKEAAHSAFGKRREQKDRRAMGLLRLLWRQRDALGSHGAYGRVVLPFNWWFMVVSPWLVAAGIAVATVGSLAMLGPAGAAVPAAALGFTALGSRDALGPLQPFYSLFDTQISLLRASVSLLRARADGDDETHDGTWSTDDELREVLQ, via the coding sequence ATGAAGCGTCTCCTCGAGGCCCTGTTCGGGTTAGTCGCATTGACCGGCCTCCCCTATCTGATCTACCTCGGGGTGTACTACCTCCGCCGGCCGTCGGGCACGCCCGCCGACACGTGGCCCCGAGAGCCGTCGGTGAGCATCGTCTTACCCACGTACAACGAGGCGGCGATCGTCGAATCGAAACTCGAGGAACTCGTCGACCTCGACTATCCGATGGCAAAGGTCGAAATCGTCGTCGTCGACTCGAGCGACGACGGAACGGCGGAACTCGTCGAGACCTTCTTCGCCGGGCGATCGGACCCGGAGCTGACGCTCATCCGCGAGGACGAGCGGAAGGGACTCGCGGTCGCGCTGAACGAGGCCTACGCCGCCGCGACGAACGAAGTCGTCGTCAAAACGGACTGCGATTCGCGGCTCGCACCCGACGCGGTCCGGAAAGCGGCCGCGAACCTCGCCGATCCAGATGTGGCGGCGGTGACCGGCCGCAACGCGGACGTCCTCGGCGACAGCGATGTCGAGCGAGGCTACCGGGACATCCAGACGATGATCCAGGTCCTCGAGTCCCATATCGACTCGACGCTGATCTTCCACGGGCCGTTCTCGGCGTTCGAACGCGACGCGATCGTCCGGATCGACGAGGACTCGATCGCCGACGACACCGAACTCGCGCTGAAGATCCGGCGCAACGGCGACCGCGTCGTCTTCGATCCGGACATTCACTACAAGGAGGCCGCCCACTCGGCCTTCGGCAAGCGCCGCGAGCAGAAAGACCGGCGCGCGATGGGGCTGCTCCGACTCCTGTGGCGACAGCGCGACGCGCTCGGCAGCCACGGGGCCTACGGCCGCGTCGTCCTCCCCTTCAACTGGTGGTTCATGGTGGTCTCGCCGTGGCTTGTCGCCGCGGGGATCGCCGTGGCCACGGTCGGGTCGCTGGCGATGCTCGGCCCCGCCGGTGCGGCCGTCCCGGCCGCCGCGCTCGGCTTTACGGCGCTCGGCTCCCGCGACGCGCTCGGCCCGCTCCAGCCGTTCTACTCGCTGTTCGATACCCAGATCTCGCTGCTCCGCGCGAGCGTCTCGCTGCTCCGCGCTCGAGCCGACGGGGACGACGAGACCCACGACGGCACGTGGTCGACCGACGACGAACTCCGGGAGGTGTTACAGTGA